The following proteins are co-located in the Zonotrichia albicollis isolate bZonAlb1 chromosome 1, bZonAlb1.hap1, whole genome shotgun sequence genome:
- the SGO1 gene encoding shugoshin 1, which yields MAESSRKSFKDSLSDIKQRMKEKRTQKWLRLGKTTQFSTVKAKRANNTSNQMKIIQANNRDLALSLQEHKLKLREAEATILQLRKEYHILKAQMFDLQRSHRLQQEQGRVENRLSALNEIISKVSQNLLDSVALLGPAKNLCSTDVNQRVLSSGPGNGCSVTEPTHSIGPLKCVLEDFLPSGMEAGGDRNSLSKICVESDSDISFTKIIPSEGQPSDFHLNSTEPELENVSSCVKFGCSSMLPKGVSTRRHFSTMRNSDVICTDVLDCLEAPDSVKELSEQDEIRLEESLEKCATENIKAAVPHLNASKVDSELVLRQKTSETAQFKLKRNSDLKQPECKSRKNPQRRKEKHQKGKLEWPLTSQQKPGKLGKEASKEKQNFVGGISDAYDFHLEESVHLTPFRQNKVNNSDTEVEDDEDSGETNTIESSSTAGDSDDSLYEPYKSKSKTRRSSMDESPMSPIHPRPRSKRCLAQREQKLCHEEETENKSSDKSIKQPPEPSRGHLCDVTNTAAALPSTGDAEIVPEGEGPQSPKRKRRSCSVTVNYKEPSIVAKLRRGDPFTDTKFLCSPIFKVKKDVKRHSHKIL from the exons ATGGCAGAATCCTCGAGGAAGTCCTTCAAAGACAGTCTGAGCGATATAAAACAACGtatgaaagagaaaagaactCAGAAATGGTTAAGGCTGGGCAAAACTACCCAGTTCTCCACCGTAAAGGCCAAAAGAGCAA ACAACACCTCCAACCAAATGAAGATCATTCAAGCAAACAACAGAGATCTGGCTCTGTCCTTGCAAGAACACAAGCTCAAACTGAGGGAAGCTGAAGCTACCATTCTTCAGCTAAGGAAAGAGTATCACATTTTGAAGGCTCAAATGTTTGACTTGCAAAGAAGTCATAGGCTCCAGCAAGAACAAGGACGTGTGgag AACCGACTGTCAGCCTTGAATGAGATAATTTCCAAAGTCTCTCAGAATTTACTGGACTCAGTCGCTCTCCTTGGCCCAGCAAAGAACTTGTGTTCCACAGATGTA AATCAAAGAGTGCTTTCTTCAGGTCCTGGAAATGGTTGCAGTGTCACAGAACCAACACATTCAAT AGGACCTCTAAAGTGTGTTCTTGAAGACTTCCTTCCAAGTGGGATGGAAGCTGGTGGTGACAGAAATTCTTTGTCAAAGATCTGTGTGGAATCTGACAGTGACATTTCCTTTACCAAAATAATTCCAAGTGAAG GACAGCCATCTGATTTTCATCTGAACAGCACAGAGCCAGAGCTGGAAAATGTTTCTTCATGTGTAAAGTTTGGATGTAGTAGCATGTTACCAAAAGGTGTATCCACCAGACGTCACTTTTCAACGATGAGGAACTCTGATGTAATTTGTACTGATGTCTTGGACTGTTTAGAAGCACCTGATTCAGTAAAAGAACTTTCTGAGCAGGATGAAATTAGGCTTGAGGAAAGTCTAGAGAAGTGTGCTACAGAAAATATAAAGGCAGCTGTTCCTCACTTGAATGCAAGCAAAGTTGATTCAGAGCTGGTGTTGAGGCAGAAAACTTCTGAAACTGCACAGTTCAAATTGAAACGTAATTCTGATCTTAAACAACCAGAgtgtaaaagcagaaaaaaccctcaacgaaggaaagaaaagcatcaGAAAGGAAAACTGGAATGGCCACTTACTTCCCAACAAAAACCAGGAAAACTGGGTAAAGAGGCTtctaaagaaaagcagaatttcgTGGGTGGCATCAGTGATGCTTATGACTTTCATTTGGAAGAGAGCGTCCATCTTACACCTTTTCGACAAAACAAGGTGAACAACAGTGATACTGAAGTGGAGGATGACGAAGACTCAGGTGAAACCAATACCATTGAGTCAAGCAGTACTGCAGGGGACTCAGATGACAGCCTCTATGAGCCTTACAAGAGTAAATCAAAGACAAGGCGAAGTTCAATGGATGAGAGCCCGATGTCACCAATCCATCCAAGGCCAAGGTCTAAAAGATGTTTGGCACAGCGTGAGCAGAAGCTCTGTCATGAAGAAGAGACTGAAAACAAATCAAGTGATAAGTCCATTA agcagcctcctgagCCATCTCGTGGGCATCTCTGTGATGTTACCAATACAGCTGCAGCACtccccagcactggggatgCAGAAATTGTCCCTGAAGGTGAAGGACCTCAGTCCCCGAAACGCAAGAGGCGAAGCTGTAGTGTTACTGTGAACTACAAAGAACCAAGTATTGTAGC GAAACTCAGGAGAGGAGATCCATTTACAGATACAAAGTTCCTGTGTTCTCCAATTTTCAAGGTGAAAAAAGATGTTAAGCGACATTCTCATAAGATTCTATGA